One window from the genome of Pseudomonadota bacterium encodes:
- a CDS encoding YihY/virulence factor BrkB family protein codes for MLRVLRGFNRNQGLLLSGALAYYTLLSIIPMSILTLIVLSHFVGEEQLSQILSKFTGMVIPGYAAILKEQIRLFIEHRKVIGIIGFLVMLFFSSMAFSVLESAMSMIFSLRTRARRRFLVSVIIPYIYIFSLCVGILLISFIAGALDSIEKKQLIFFGWSLRLEGASGIVLYLLGTAGEALMLTSIYLVMPVARITFRYALMGGITATILWEIVRHVLVWYYSALSMVNLIYGSFATAVVTLLTTEAAAIILLLGAQVIAELEHKNKKSNKKNKNQVNFPDDPGRLKWK; via the coding sequence ATGTTAAGAGTGTTGCGTGGTTTTAATCGTAATCAGGGTTTACTGTTATCCGGTGCTCTTGCATATTATACCCTTCTGTCAATTATACCTATGTCAATCCTTACCCTTATTGTTCTGTCGCATTTTGTGGGAGAGGAGCAATTGTCTCAAATTTTATCAAAATTTACAGGGATGGTAATACCGGGCTATGCGGCGATCTTAAAAGAGCAGATTCGGTTATTTATCGAACACCGGAAAGTGATCGGCATTATTGGTTTTTTAGTCATGTTGTTTTTCAGTTCCATGGCCTTTTCAGTGCTTGAAAGTGCCATGTCGATGATCTTCTCTCTTCGCACAAGGGCTCGCCGCCGTTTTCTTGTTTCTGTGATTATTCCTTATATATATATTTTTTCATTGTGTGTGGGTATATTGCTTATTTCATTTATTGCAGGAGCCCTGGACTCTATTGAAAAAAAACAATTAATTTTTTTTGGATGGAGTTTGAGGCTTGAAGGCGCTTCCGGAATTGTACTGTATCTCCTGGGGACTGCAGGAGAAGCGCTTATGCTTACCTCCATATATCTGGTTATGCCCGTTGCACGCATTACTTTCCGTTATGCACTGATGGGAGGAATAACAGCAACTATTTTATGGGAGATTGTACGCCATGTGTTGGTCTGGTACTACTCAGCATTATCCATGGTAAATTTAATTTACGGCTCCTTTGCCACAGCAGTTGTAACCCTTCTTACAACAGAAGCTGCGGCAATAATTCTGTTATTGGGCGCTCAGGTAATAGCAGAGCTTGAGCATAAAAACAAAAAATCGAACAAGAAAAACAAAAATCAGGTAAATTTTCCTGATGACCCAGGGAGGTTAAAATGGAAATGA
- a CDS encoding cyclic nucleotide-binding domain-containing protein, producing MEMTRHFHPGEIIIKEGDEPDGFYILQSGELDILKKEEIIANITEENIIFGELGNILREPRTCTVRAKTSSYVMHVPKEMDDIIIKYPEIAKKLIHILAKRLAETTEILSKLRGIH from the coding sequence ATGGAAATGACAAGACACTTTCATCCCGGTGAGATCATTATAAAAGAAGGAGATGAACCTGATGGGTTTTATATTCTCCAATCAGGAGAACTGGATATACTGAAAAAAGAAGAAATAATAGCTAACATTACAGAAGAAAATATTATTTTTGGTGAACTTGGCAACATCTTGAGAGAACCGAGAACATGCACTGTGAGAGCCAAAACCTCATCGTATGTCATGCATGTGCCGAAGGAAATGGATGATATTATTATAAAATATCCTGAAATTGCAAAAAAGCTTATTCATATACTGGCAAAAAGGCTTGCAGAAACAACCGAAATCCTCAGCAAATTAAGAGGAATACATTAA
- a CDS encoding aminotransferase class I/II-fold pyridoxal phosphate-dependent enzyme yields the protein MSINGFGSQKALSFTESVIREMTRICIEHKGINLAQGFPDFPAPSEIKEEAVRAIREDFNQYSITWGTPTLRRAIADKFAKYNGVKTDPEREITVCCGSTEGMISSLMAIIDPGEEVIIFEPFYENYGPDSVLCGAIPRFVTLREPDWRFDENELTQAFNDKTKAIVINTPNNPTGKVFSRKELEFIAELCQKWGVFAVTDEIYEHILYDGAEHISIASLPGMEDRTITINSISKTYSLTGWRVGWVIAAPSITASIRKVHDFLTVGAPHPLQVAAAQALKADQSYYERLASEYRQKRDFFFSALTNAGFNAFKPCGAYYIMTDVSHWGYVDDVAFALKLVKEAGVATVPGSAFYSYPGSGNTKVRFCFPKKMETLEAAADRLIKFRICNLN from the coding sequence ATGTCAATAAACGGTTTTGGTTCGCAAAAAGCACTCAGCTTCACAGAATCTGTAATAAGGGAAATGACAAGGATTTGTATAGAACACAAGGGCATTAATCTTGCCCAGGGTTTTCCTGATTTTCCGGCACCTTCGGAAATTAAAGAGGAAGCTGTTCGCGCAATCCGGGAAGATTTCAACCAGTATTCAATTACCTGGGGTACACCAACGTTGCGCCGTGCCATAGCAGATAAATTTGCTAAGTACAATGGTGTTAAAACAGACCCTGAGAGGGAAATTACGGTTTGCTGTGGATCAACGGAGGGCATGATTTCATCACTTATGGCTATTATAGATCCGGGAGAGGAAGTAATCATCTTTGAACCTTTTTACGAAAACTACGGTCCTGATTCTGTCCTCTGCGGAGCCATTCCCCGTTTTGTTACCTTACGTGAGCCTGACTGGAGGTTTGATGAGAATGAATTGACTCAGGCATTCAACGACAAGACCAAAGCCATTGTCATAAATACTCCCAACAATCCCACCGGCAAGGTTTTTTCTCGGAAAGAACTGGAGTTTATTGCCGAGCTCTGTCAAAAATGGGGTGTTTTTGCTGTAACCGACGAAATATATGAGCATATTCTCTACGATGGTGCCGAACATATCAGCATTGCATCTCTCCCAGGTATGGAGGACCGGACAATTACTATTAATTCAATTTCAAAAACATACAGCCTAACGGGGTGGCGGGTAGGCTGGGTAATTGCCGCACCGTCTATTACTGCCTCTATACGCAAAGTCCATGATTTCCTGACTGTCGGGGCGCCGCATCCCCTACAGGTTGCCGCTGCACAAGCATTAAAGGCAGATCAGTCATATTATGAACGACTTGCATCAGAGTACAGACAGAAGAGGGATTTTTTCTTTTCAGCTCTGACGAATGCCGGGTTCAATGCATTCAAACCTTGTGGTGCTTATTACATTATGACTGATGTGAGTCACTGGGGGTATGTTGATGATGTTGCATTTGCACTTAAGTTGGTGAAAGAAGCCGGTGTCGCGACAGTACCTGGCAGTGCCTTCTATAGTTATCCCGGTTCGGGTAACACTAAGGTGCGTTTCTGTTTTCCAAAGAAAATGGAGACGCTGGAGGCAGCAGCAGACCGCCTCATTAAGTTCAGAATATGCAATCTTAATTAA
- a CDS encoding DUF748 domain-containing protein, producing MNTKKRWVKTVFILIGISFLIICSATFLLVKNSNRAIKHILESRFGNVVSVGNIDLRWNHVDVFNLCLKNPKGKDIIKIESISLNADFMNFLKKEYIISKLSVKNPYILIEREKTGKIIGPALPSQPAAEKPEEPSPSLILKKIVLTGGSLDYLDRKVPEGQPVLIKIRDIEIETFDVVLPPDGRLTTYRLSAVIPVTGSKGTVKSNGTINLKTKKDLECKVDGQHIDIVEFKPYFQKKNSIDITKGFLDIDMNVKVVSNKINAPGKAVLRNLEFKSGSSMGNTVFDVPLSAAVSFLKNNRNEISANFVLEGNLDNPKFSLKEDFINKIITGITGQIGGSVKGAGELLIDGFKNIGKSIKKGFTK from the coding sequence ATGAACACAAAAAAAAGATGGGTTAAAACTGTTTTTATCTTAATAGGTATTTCATTCCTGATTATATGTTCTGCGACTTTTTTACTTGTTAAAAATTCAAACAGGGCTATTAAGCATATTCTTGAATCCAGATTTGGGAATGTTGTTTCTGTTGGCAATATTGATCTGCGGTGGAACCATGTTGATGTATTTAATCTTTGCCTTAAAAACCCCAAAGGCAAAGATATAATAAAAATTGAAAGCATTTCTCTCAATGCCGATTTTATGAATTTTCTTAAGAAGGAATACATCATCTCAAAACTATCTGTTAAAAATCCTTATATACTTATTGAAAGGGAGAAAACCGGGAAAATTATTGGCCCTGCCTTACCATCCCAACCTGCTGCAGAGAAACCGGAAGAACCGTCCCCATCACTTATATTAAAAAAGATTGTTTTAACAGGAGGTTCTCTCGATTATCTTGACAGAAAGGTACCTGAAGGTCAGCCTGTGTTAATAAAAATAAGGGATATTGAGATCGAGACTTTCGATGTTGTGCTGCCGCCGGATGGACGTCTTACGACCTATCGGTTAAGTGCTGTCATACCGGTAACAGGAAGCAAGGGCACTGTAAAAAGCAATGGGACAATAAACCTGAAGACCAAAAAAGACCTGGAATGTAAAGTAGATGGACAACATATTGATATTGTAGAGTTTAAACCATATTTTCAAAAGAAAAATTCAATAGACATTACAAAAGGGTTCCTCGATATTGATATGAATGTAAAAGTAGTATCAAATAAAATTAATGCACCTGGTAAGGCAGTATTGCGAAACCTCGAATTTAAAAGCGGATCATCGATGGGCAATACTGTCTTTGATGTACCTCTTTCTGCTGCAGTTTCATTTTTAAAAAATAACAGAAATGAAATTTCTGCAAATTTTGTTTTAGAAGGGAACCTTGATAATCCTAAGTTCAGCCTTAAAGAGGATTTTATTAATAAGATCATCACTGGAATTACCGGACAAATCGGTGGTTCTGTAAAAGGGGCAGGGGAATTGCTTATTGATGGCTTCAAGAATATTGGGAAAAGTATAAAAAAGGGATTTACAAAATAA
- a CDS encoding GAF domain-containing protein, translating into MANIDVNEVLKQKEQELMILHEVAKDISSNLELKELLKRVVEMVINLTTADSCLIYLYNRKNNELILSASSHPEDKNLGQIKLRMGEGVTGWAAQQKKPVSLPGKAYEDKRFKAFTILEEDKYESFLSVPILSKDEVVGVMNLRNKEKYVYPKPQINLLFTVSRYLGSAIENAIIYDEVVKKAQQLDLLSEISRTIVSDYYLKEILQLIVTMTAKVMDSKICSIMLLDEKKEELVISATQSLSDDYISKPNLKVGQSISGKVVLEKKPITVLNVTKNPGFMYPEIAQREGIASLLSVPMMIKERVVGVINSYTNKEHAFNKEEIDILQAVANQAAVAIENTHLSQEIFAARDALETRKLVEKAKGILMKELNISEDEAYKKIHKKSMDIRKTMKEISEAIILSSEIRKRT; encoded by the coding sequence ATGGCTAATATAGATGTTAATGAAGTCTTGAAGCAGAAGGAACAGGAATTGATGATTTTACATGAAGTGGCAAAGGACATAAGCAGCAACCTCGAACTGAAAGAATTGTTAAAGCGGGTTGTTGAGATGGTTATAAACCTTACAACTGCAGATTCTTGCCTTATCTATCTCTATAACAGAAAAAACAACGAACTTATTCTCAGTGCTTCCAGCCATCCGGAAGATAAAAATCTCGGTCAGATAAAATTAAGGATGGGTGAAGGTGTAACCGGGTGGGCTGCGCAGCAGAAAAAACCTGTTTCCTTACCCGGCAAGGCTTATGAGGACAAGAGATTCAAGGCATTCACCATTCTTGAGGAAGATAAGTACGAATCCTTTCTTTCTGTGCCAATTCTTTCAAAAGACGAGGTTGTAGGCGTAATGAACCTGCGCAATAAGGAAAAATATGTATACCCTAAACCGCAGATAAACCTCCTTTTTACAGTCTCCAGGTATCTGGGAAGCGCTATCGAAAATGCAATTATCTATGATGAAGTTGTGAAAAAGGCACAGCAATTGGATCTTTTATCTGAGATATCACGGACAATTGTTTCCGATTACTACCTCAAAGAAATATTACAATTAATTGTTACTATGACAGCAAAGGTAATGGATTCAAAGATATGTTCCATTATGCTTCTGGACGAAAAGAAGGAGGAGCTTGTAATTTCTGCAACTCAAAGCCTTAGTGATGATTATATAAGCAAGCCCAATCTGAAGGTGGGCCAATCCATTAGTGGAAAGGTAGTGCTGGAGAAAAAACCTATTACCGTTCTTAACGTTACAAAAAACCCGGGGTTTATGTACCCCGAAATAGCCCAGAGAGAAGGGATTGCCTCGCTTCTGTCCGTACCAATGATGATTAAAGAGAGAGTAGTAGGTGTTATAAACAGCTATACCAATAAAGAACATGCCTTTAATAAAGAGGAGATAGATATCCTCCAGGCAGTTGCGAACCAGGCTGCTGTGGCCATAGAAAACACCCATCTAAGTCAGGAGATTTTTGCTGCCAGAGATGCCCTGGAAACCAGAAAGCTTGTGGAAAAAGCAAAAGGCATTCTTATGAAAGAATTGAATATCTCTGAAGATGAGGCTTATAAGAAGATTCACAAAAAAAGCATGGACATAAGAAAAACGATGAAAGAAATATCTGAGGCAATCATACTTTCTTCTGAGATAAGGAAGAGGACTTGA